Proteins from a genomic interval of Channa argus isolate prfri chromosome 11, Channa argus male v1.0, whole genome shotgun sequence:
- the LOC137135941 gene encoding formin-binding protein 1-like isoform X9 — MRYIQELKAERKTHFQDGRRAQQHIESSWKQLESSKRRFERDCKEAERAQHVSDRIDLDKTDGEKRCSLKARQTAQQKQQAAEESRKDYMTSLNQFNQDQHQHYRTLVPVIYQRIQDMEERRIERIAEAMRSATDAERKVLPVVSRCLDAMMDAAESIQPRMINVCVQDTRQVVEVYKSGFDPPGDVEFEDYSATMKRSISESSYLDNRTEGRRHSRKLWPFIRKNKLLTLLSSPRQPPPPPPTSPSRGGITSSPQSPPPTSKEPITQRLNDLMTSGSRTRKQCLRSLKRGLSLKLGSGPADCSHLSPEQRRKKLQNRINNINEEIQREREQRDALLKMREVYERSPQMGDPSSLEPRLEEVKQSLQQLEDELRRNQAWLLEVDSRLSDHSRRQSGGCGLNSQGTTPGSSCLKQLDSRSPASRESPDGSYTEDSSAELHFKSRSSEFDDDFDDEEPLPSIGTCKSLYPFQGQNEGTLSMVEGELLSVVEEDKGDGWTRVRRNLEEEGYVPTSYIKVFLDSSAKGFVQSSRLV; from the exons ATGCGATACATCCAGGAGCTGAAGGCTGAAAGGAAAACG caCTTTCAAGATGGCCGCCGAGCCCAACAGCACATTGAGAGCTCTTGGAAGCAGCTGGAATCT aGTAAACGTCGATTCGAGCGTGACTGTAAGGAGGCTGAACGAGCGCAACATGTTTCAGACAGGATTGATCTCGACAAGACGGACGgagaaaag cGCTGTTCGCTGAAG GCTCGTCAGACGGCTCAGCAGAAACAGCAAGCAGCTGAAGAGTCCAGGAAAGACTACATGACCAGTCTGAACCAGTTTAACCAGGACCAGCACCAGCACTACCGCACACTAGTTCCAGTTATTTACCAG CGAATTCAGGACATGGAGGAGCGGCGGATCGAGAGAATTGCTGAAGCGATGCGTTCAGCCACGGACGCTGAGAGAAAAGTTCTTCCTGTTGTGAGTCGGTGTCTGGACGCCATGATGGATGCTGCTGAGAGCATTCAGCCCAGGATG ataaatgtgtgtgtgcaggacaCCCGTCAGGTGGTGGAGGTGTATAAATCCGGCTTCGATCCCCCAGGTGATGTAGAGTTTGAAGACTACAGTGCCACCATGAAACGAAGCATCTCTGAGTCTAGTTACCTCGACAACCGGACAGAGGGCCGGAGACACAGCAGAAAACTGTGGCCCTTCATTCGCAAAAACAAG CTGTTgaccctcctctcctccccccggcagccccctcctccacccccaACCTCACCCTCTCGTGGGGGGATAACCAGCAGCCCACAGTCCCCGCCCCCTACCTCAAAAGAGCCAATCACACAACGACTGAATGACCTCATGACCTCTGGCTCCAGAACCAGGAAGCAGTGTCTGCGCAGCCTCAAGAGAGGG CTGTCACTTAAACTG GGCTCTGGTCCAGCCGACTGCAGTCACCTTTCTCCTGAACAGAGACGcaaaaaacttcaaaacagAATCAACAACATCAATGAGGAGATCCAGAGGGAGCGGGAACAGCG AGATGCTCTGCTGAAGATGAGGGAGGTTTATGAGCGAAGTCCCCAGATGGGTGACCCCAGCAGCTTGGAGCCTCGACTAGAGGAGGTGAAGCAGAGTCTGCAGCAACTGGAGGATGAGCTGAGAAGGAACCAG GCCTGGTTGTTGGAGGTCGACAGCAGACTGTCTGATCACAGCAGGAGACAGAGCGGGGGTTGTGGGTTAAATTCCCAAGGGACAACACCAGGCAGCAGCTGCCTAAAACAGCTTGACAGCCGCAGCCCAGCCAGCAGAGAGAG TCCTGATGGTAGTTATACTGAGGACAGCAGCGCTGAGCTTCACTTTAAGTCACGAAGTTCAGAGTTTGATGACGACTTTGATGATGAAGAACCTTTACCAAGTATTGGCACCTGCAAGTCCCTTTACCCTTTCCAAG GTCAGAATGAAGGAACTCTGTCAATGGTGGAGGGAGAACTACTTTCTGTGGTGGAAGAAGACAAAGGAGATGGTTGGACCAGAGTTCGACGAAATCTAGAGGAGGAGGGATATGTTCCCACATCCTATATCAAAGTCTTCCTGGACAGCAGTGCCAAAG GCTTCGTGCAGAGTAGCCGTCTAGTCTAG
- the LOC137135941 gene encoding formin-binding protein 1-like isoform X5: MDVAGMIVNLSAKTWQRWWVGGWKVSWSCLLCHSNTDQFDNLEKHTSWGIDFLERYIKFIKERADIELSYAKQIRYTWCLAFVATLQQLNDVAIHREELAESLNTQIICELMRYIQELKAERKTHFQDGRRAQQHIESSWKQLESSKRRFERDCKEAERAQHVSDRIDLDKTDGEKRCSLKARQTAQQKQQAAEESRKDYMTSLNQFNQDQHQHYRTLVPVIYQRIQDMEERRIERIAEAMRSATDAERKVLPVVSRCLDAMMDAAESIQPRMINVCVQDTRQVVEVYKSGFDPPGDVEFEDYSATMKRSISESSYLDNRTEGRRHSRKLWPFIRKNKLLTLLSSPRQPPPPPPTSPSRGGITSSPQSPPPTSKEPITQRLNDLMTSGSRTRKQCLRSLKRGLSLKLGSGPADCSHLSPEQRRKKLQNRINNINEEIQREREQRDALLKMREVYERSPQMGDPSSLEPRLEEVKQSLQQLEDELRRNQAWLLEVDSRLSDHSRRQSGGCGLNSQGTTPGSSCLKQLDSRSPASRESPDGSYTEDSSAELHFKSRSSEFDDDFDDEEPLPSIGTCKSLYPFQGQNEGTLSMVEGELLSVVEEDKGDGWTRVRRNLEEEGYVPTSYIKVFLDSSAKGFVQSSRLV, translated from the exons ATGGATGTAGCCGGGATGATCGTGAATCTGTCGGCAAAGACCTGGCAACGGTGGTGGGTGGGTGGCTGGAAGGTCTCGTGGTCCTGTCTGCTCTGCCATAGCAACACG gatCAGTTCGACAATCTGGAGAAACACACAAGCTGGGGAATCGACTTCTTGGAGAGATACATCAAGTTTATTAAGGAGAGAGCCGACATCGAGCTGAGCTACGCCAAACAGATCAG GTACACCTGGTGTTTGGCATTTGTGGCAACTCTCCAGCAGCTCAATGATGTGGCTATTCACAGAGAAGAACTGGCGGAAAGCCTGAACACACAGATCATCTGTGAGCTGATGCGATACATCCAGGAGCTGAAGGCTGAAAGGAAAACG caCTTTCAAGATGGCCGCCGAGCCCAACAGCACATTGAGAGCTCTTGGAAGCAGCTGGAATCT aGTAAACGTCGATTCGAGCGTGACTGTAAGGAGGCTGAACGAGCGCAACATGTTTCAGACAGGATTGATCTCGACAAGACGGACGgagaaaag cGCTGTTCGCTGAAG GCTCGTCAGACGGCTCAGCAGAAACAGCAAGCAGCTGAAGAGTCCAGGAAAGACTACATGACCAGTCTGAACCAGTTTAACCAGGACCAGCACCAGCACTACCGCACACTAGTTCCAGTTATTTACCAG CGAATTCAGGACATGGAGGAGCGGCGGATCGAGAGAATTGCTGAAGCGATGCGTTCAGCCACGGACGCTGAGAGAAAAGTTCTTCCTGTTGTGAGTCGGTGTCTGGACGCCATGATGGATGCTGCTGAGAGCATTCAGCCCAGGATG ataaatgtgtgtgtgcaggacaCCCGTCAGGTGGTGGAGGTGTATAAATCCGGCTTCGATCCCCCAGGTGATGTAGAGTTTGAAGACTACAGTGCCACCATGAAACGAAGCATCTCTGAGTCTAGTTACCTCGACAACCGGACAGAGGGCCGGAGACACAGCAGAAAACTGTGGCCCTTCATTCGCAAAAACAAG CTGTTgaccctcctctcctccccccggcagccccctcctccacccccaACCTCACCCTCTCGTGGGGGGATAACCAGCAGCCCACAGTCCCCGCCCCCTACCTCAAAAGAGCCAATCACACAACGACTGAATGACCTCATGACCTCTGGCTCCAGAACCAGGAAGCAGTGTCTGCGCAGCCTCAAGAGAGGG CTGTCACTTAAACTG GGCTCTGGTCCAGCCGACTGCAGTCACCTTTCTCCTGAACAGAGACGcaaaaaacttcaaaacagAATCAACAACATCAATGAGGAGATCCAGAGGGAGCGGGAACAGCG AGATGCTCTGCTGAAGATGAGGGAGGTTTATGAGCGAAGTCCCCAGATGGGTGACCCCAGCAGCTTGGAGCCTCGACTAGAGGAGGTGAAGCAGAGTCTGCAGCAACTGGAGGATGAGCTGAGAAGGAACCAG GCCTGGTTGTTGGAGGTCGACAGCAGACTGTCTGATCACAGCAGGAGACAGAGCGGGGGTTGTGGGTTAAATTCCCAAGGGACAACACCAGGCAGCAGCTGCCTAAAACAGCTTGACAGCCGCAGCCCAGCCAGCAGAGAGAG TCCTGATGGTAGTTATACTGAGGACAGCAGCGCTGAGCTTCACTTTAAGTCACGAAGTTCAGAGTTTGATGACGACTTTGATGATGAAGAACCTTTACCAAGTATTGGCACCTGCAAGTCCCTTTACCCTTTCCAAG GTCAGAATGAAGGAACTCTGTCAATGGTGGAGGGAGAACTACTTTCTGTGGTGGAAGAAGACAAAGGAGATGGTTGGACCAGAGTTCGACGAAATCTAGAGGAGGAGGGATATGTTCCCACATCCTATATCAAAGTCTTCCTGGACAGCAGTGCCAAAG GCTTCGTGCAGAGTAGCCGTCTAGTCTAG
- the LOC137135941 gene encoding formin-binding protein 1-like isoform X3, whose product MDVAGMIVNLSAKTWQRWWVGGWKVSWSCLLCHSNTDQFDNLEKHTSWGIDFLERYIKFIKERADIELSYAKQIRSLSKKYHPKRSREDESRYTWCLAFVATLQQLNDVAIHREELAESLNTQIICELMRYIQELKAERKTHFQDGRRAQQHIESSWKQLESSKRRFERDCKEAERAQHVSDRIDLDKTDGEKRCSLKARQTAQQKQQAAEESRKDYMTSLNQFNQDQHQHYRTLVPVIYQRIQDMEERRIERIAEAMRSATDAERKVLPVVSRCLDAMMDAAESIQPRMDTRQVVEVYKSGFDPPGDVEFEDYSATMKRSISESSYLDNRTEGRRHSRKLWPFIRKNKLLTLLSSPRQPPPPPPTSPSRGGITSSPQSPPPTSKEPITQRLNDLMTSGSRTRKQCLRSLKRGLSLKLGSGPADCSHLSPEQRRKKLQNRINNINEEIQREREQRDALLKMREVYERSPQMGDPSSLEPRLEEVKQSLQQLEDELRRNQAWLLEVDSRLSDHSRRQSGGCGLNSQGTTPGSSCLKQLDSRSPASRESPDGSYTEDSSAELHFKSRSSEFDDDFDDEEPLPSIGTCKSLYPFQGQNEGTLSMVEGELLSVVEEDKGDGWTRVRRNLEEEGYVPTSYIKVFLDSSAKGFVQSSRLV is encoded by the exons ATGGATGTAGCCGGGATGATCGTGAATCTGTCGGCAAAGACCTGGCAACGGTGGTGGGTGGGTGGCTGGAAGGTCTCGTGGTCCTGTCTGCTCTGCCATAGCAACACG gatCAGTTCGACAATCTGGAGAAACACACAAGCTGGGGAATCGACTTCTTGGAGAGATACATCAAGTTTATTAAGGAGAGAGCCGACATCGAGCTGAGCTACGCCAAACAGATCAG GAGTCTGTCTAAGAAATACCACCCAAAGAGAAGCAGGGAAGATGAGAGCAG GTACACCTGGTGTTTGGCATTTGTGGCAACTCTCCAGCAGCTCAATGATGTGGCTATTCACAGAGAAGAACTGGCGGAAAGCCTGAACACACAGATCATCTGTGAGCTGATGCGATACATCCAGGAGCTGAAGGCTGAAAGGAAAACG caCTTTCAAGATGGCCGCCGAGCCCAACAGCACATTGAGAGCTCTTGGAAGCAGCTGGAATCT aGTAAACGTCGATTCGAGCGTGACTGTAAGGAGGCTGAACGAGCGCAACATGTTTCAGACAGGATTGATCTCGACAAGACGGACGgagaaaag cGCTGTTCGCTGAAG GCTCGTCAGACGGCTCAGCAGAAACAGCAAGCAGCTGAAGAGTCCAGGAAAGACTACATGACCAGTCTGAACCAGTTTAACCAGGACCAGCACCAGCACTACCGCACACTAGTTCCAGTTATTTACCAG CGAATTCAGGACATGGAGGAGCGGCGGATCGAGAGAATTGCTGAAGCGATGCGTTCAGCCACGGACGCTGAGAGAAAAGTTCTTCCTGTTGTGAGTCGGTGTCTGGACGCCATGATGGATGCTGCTGAGAGCATTCAGCCCAGGATG gacaCCCGTCAGGTGGTGGAGGTGTATAAATCCGGCTTCGATCCCCCAGGTGATGTAGAGTTTGAAGACTACAGTGCCACCATGAAACGAAGCATCTCTGAGTCTAGTTACCTCGACAACCGGACAGAGGGCCGGAGACACAGCAGAAAACTGTGGCCCTTCATTCGCAAAAACAAG CTGTTgaccctcctctcctccccccggcagccccctcctccacccccaACCTCACCCTCTCGTGGGGGGATAACCAGCAGCCCACAGTCCCCGCCCCCTACCTCAAAAGAGCCAATCACACAACGACTGAATGACCTCATGACCTCTGGCTCCAGAACCAGGAAGCAGTGTCTGCGCAGCCTCAAGAGAGGG CTGTCACTTAAACTG GGCTCTGGTCCAGCCGACTGCAGTCACCTTTCTCCTGAACAGAGACGcaaaaaacttcaaaacagAATCAACAACATCAATGAGGAGATCCAGAGGGAGCGGGAACAGCG AGATGCTCTGCTGAAGATGAGGGAGGTTTATGAGCGAAGTCCCCAGATGGGTGACCCCAGCAGCTTGGAGCCTCGACTAGAGGAGGTGAAGCAGAGTCTGCAGCAACTGGAGGATGAGCTGAGAAGGAACCAG GCCTGGTTGTTGGAGGTCGACAGCAGACTGTCTGATCACAGCAGGAGACAGAGCGGGGGTTGTGGGTTAAATTCCCAAGGGACAACACCAGGCAGCAGCTGCCTAAAACAGCTTGACAGCCGCAGCCCAGCCAGCAGAGAGAG TCCTGATGGTAGTTATACTGAGGACAGCAGCGCTGAGCTTCACTTTAAGTCACGAAGTTCAGAGTTTGATGACGACTTTGATGATGAAGAACCTTTACCAAGTATTGGCACCTGCAAGTCCCTTTACCCTTTCCAAG GTCAGAATGAAGGAACTCTGTCAATGGTGGAGGGAGAACTACTTTCTGTGGTGGAAGAAGACAAAGGAGATGGTTGGACCAGAGTTCGACGAAATCTAGAGGAGGAGGGATATGTTCCCACATCCTATATCAAAGTCTTCCTGGACAGCAGTGCCAAAG GCTTCGTGCAGAGTAGCCGTCTAGTCTAG
- the LOC137135941 gene encoding formin-binding protein 1-like isoform X1 translates to MDVAGMIVNLSAKTWQRWWVGGWKVSWSCLLCHSNTDQFDNLEKHTSWGIDFLERYIKFIKERADIELSYAKQIRSLSKKYHPKRSREDESRYTWCLAFVATLQQLNDVAIHREELAESLNTQIICELMRYIQELKAERKTHFQDGRRAQQHIESSWKQLESSKRRFERDCKEAERAQHVSDRIDLDKTDGEKRCSLKARQTAQQKQQAAEESRKDYMTSLNQFNQDQHQHYRTLVPVIYQRIQDMEERRIERIAEAMRSATDAERKVLPVVSRCLDAMMDAAESIQPRMINVCVQDTRQVVEVYKSGFDPPGDVEFEDYSATMKRSISESSYLDNRTEGRRHSRKLWPFIRKNKLLTLLSSPRQPPPPPPTSPSRGGITSSPQSPPPTSKEPITQRLNDLMTSGSRTRKQCLRSLKRGLSLKLGSGPADCSHLSPEQRRKKLQNRINNINEEIQREREQRDALLKMREVYERSPQMGDPSSLEPRLEEVKQSLQQLEDELRRNQAWLLEVDSRLSDHSRRQSGGCGLNSQGTTPGSSCLKQLDSRSPASRESPDGSYTEDSSAELHFKSRSSEFDDDFDDEEPLPSIGTCKSLYPFQGQNEGTLSMVEGELLSVVEEDKGDGWTRVRRNLEEEGYVPTSYIKVFLDSSAKGFVQSSRLV, encoded by the exons ATGGATGTAGCCGGGATGATCGTGAATCTGTCGGCAAAGACCTGGCAACGGTGGTGGGTGGGTGGCTGGAAGGTCTCGTGGTCCTGTCTGCTCTGCCATAGCAACACG gatCAGTTCGACAATCTGGAGAAACACACAAGCTGGGGAATCGACTTCTTGGAGAGATACATCAAGTTTATTAAGGAGAGAGCCGACATCGAGCTGAGCTACGCCAAACAGATCAG GAGTCTGTCTAAGAAATACCACCCAAAGAGAAGCAGGGAAGATGAGAGCAG GTACACCTGGTGTTTGGCATTTGTGGCAACTCTCCAGCAGCTCAATGATGTGGCTATTCACAGAGAAGAACTGGCGGAAAGCCTGAACACACAGATCATCTGTGAGCTGATGCGATACATCCAGGAGCTGAAGGCTGAAAGGAAAACG caCTTTCAAGATGGCCGCCGAGCCCAACAGCACATTGAGAGCTCTTGGAAGCAGCTGGAATCT aGTAAACGTCGATTCGAGCGTGACTGTAAGGAGGCTGAACGAGCGCAACATGTTTCAGACAGGATTGATCTCGACAAGACGGACGgagaaaag cGCTGTTCGCTGAAG GCTCGTCAGACGGCTCAGCAGAAACAGCAAGCAGCTGAAGAGTCCAGGAAAGACTACATGACCAGTCTGAACCAGTTTAACCAGGACCAGCACCAGCACTACCGCACACTAGTTCCAGTTATTTACCAG CGAATTCAGGACATGGAGGAGCGGCGGATCGAGAGAATTGCTGAAGCGATGCGTTCAGCCACGGACGCTGAGAGAAAAGTTCTTCCTGTTGTGAGTCGGTGTCTGGACGCCATGATGGATGCTGCTGAGAGCATTCAGCCCAGGATG ataaatgtgtgtgtgcaggacaCCCGTCAGGTGGTGGAGGTGTATAAATCCGGCTTCGATCCCCCAGGTGATGTAGAGTTTGAAGACTACAGTGCCACCATGAAACGAAGCATCTCTGAGTCTAGTTACCTCGACAACCGGACAGAGGGCCGGAGACACAGCAGAAAACTGTGGCCCTTCATTCGCAAAAACAAG CTGTTgaccctcctctcctccccccggcagccccctcctccacccccaACCTCACCCTCTCGTGGGGGGATAACCAGCAGCCCACAGTCCCCGCCCCCTACCTCAAAAGAGCCAATCACACAACGACTGAATGACCTCATGACCTCTGGCTCCAGAACCAGGAAGCAGTGTCTGCGCAGCCTCAAGAGAGGG CTGTCACTTAAACTG GGCTCTGGTCCAGCCGACTGCAGTCACCTTTCTCCTGAACAGAGACGcaaaaaacttcaaaacagAATCAACAACATCAATGAGGAGATCCAGAGGGAGCGGGAACAGCG AGATGCTCTGCTGAAGATGAGGGAGGTTTATGAGCGAAGTCCCCAGATGGGTGACCCCAGCAGCTTGGAGCCTCGACTAGAGGAGGTGAAGCAGAGTCTGCAGCAACTGGAGGATGAGCTGAGAAGGAACCAG GCCTGGTTGTTGGAGGTCGACAGCAGACTGTCTGATCACAGCAGGAGACAGAGCGGGGGTTGTGGGTTAAATTCCCAAGGGACAACACCAGGCAGCAGCTGCCTAAAACAGCTTGACAGCCGCAGCCCAGCCAGCAGAGAGAG TCCTGATGGTAGTTATACTGAGGACAGCAGCGCTGAGCTTCACTTTAAGTCACGAAGTTCAGAGTTTGATGACGACTTTGATGATGAAGAACCTTTACCAAGTATTGGCACCTGCAAGTCCCTTTACCCTTTCCAAG GTCAGAATGAAGGAACTCTGTCAATGGTGGAGGGAGAACTACTTTCTGTGGTGGAAGAAGACAAAGGAGATGGTTGGACCAGAGTTCGACGAAATCTAGAGGAGGAGGGATATGTTCCCACATCCTATATCAAAGTCTTCCTGGACAGCAGTGCCAAAG GCTTCGTGCAGAGTAGCCGTCTAGTCTAG
- the LOC137135941 gene encoding formin-binding protein 1-like isoform X4: MDVAGMIVNLSAKTWQRWWVGGWKVSWSCLLCHSNTDQFDNLEKHTSWGIDFLERYIKFIKERADIELSYAKQIRSLSKKYHPKRSREDESRYTWCLAFVATLQQLNDVAIHREELAESLNTQIICELMRYIQELKAERKTHFQDGRRAQQHIESSWKQLESSKRRFERDCKEAERAQHVSDRIDLDKTDGEKRCSLKARQTAQQKQQAAEESRKDYMTSLNQFNQDQHQHYRTLVPVIYQRIQDMEERRIERIAEAMRSATDAERKVLPVVSRCLDAMMDAAESIQPRMINVCVQDTRQVVEVYKSGFDPPGDVEFEDYSATMKRSISESSYLDNRTEGRRHSRKLWPFIRKNKPPPPPPTSPSRGGITSSPQSPPPTSKEPITQRLNDLMTSGSRTRKQCLRSLKRGLSLKLGSGPADCSHLSPEQRRKKLQNRINNINEEIQREREQRDALLKMREVYERSPQMGDPSSLEPRLEEVKQSLQQLEDELRRNQAWLLEVDSRLSDHSRRQSGGCGLNSQGTTPGSSCLKQLDSRSPASRESPDGSYTEDSSAELHFKSRSSEFDDDFDDEEPLPSIGTCKSLYPFQGQNEGTLSMVEGELLSVVEEDKGDGWTRVRRNLEEEGYVPTSYIKVFLDSSAKGFVQSSRLV, from the exons ATGGATGTAGCCGGGATGATCGTGAATCTGTCGGCAAAGACCTGGCAACGGTGGTGGGTGGGTGGCTGGAAGGTCTCGTGGTCCTGTCTGCTCTGCCATAGCAACACG gatCAGTTCGACAATCTGGAGAAACACACAAGCTGGGGAATCGACTTCTTGGAGAGATACATCAAGTTTATTAAGGAGAGAGCCGACATCGAGCTGAGCTACGCCAAACAGATCAG GAGTCTGTCTAAGAAATACCACCCAAAGAGAAGCAGGGAAGATGAGAGCAG GTACACCTGGTGTTTGGCATTTGTGGCAACTCTCCAGCAGCTCAATGATGTGGCTATTCACAGAGAAGAACTGGCGGAAAGCCTGAACACACAGATCATCTGTGAGCTGATGCGATACATCCAGGAGCTGAAGGCTGAAAGGAAAACG caCTTTCAAGATGGCCGCCGAGCCCAACAGCACATTGAGAGCTCTTGGAAGCAGCTGGAATCT aGTAAACGTCGATTCGAGCGTGACTGTAAGGAGGCTGAACGAGCGCAACATGTTTCAGACAGGATTGATCTCGACAAGACGGACGgagaaaag cGCTGTTCGCTGAAG GCTCGTCAGACGGCTCAGCAGAAACAGCAAGCAGCTGAAGAGTCCAGGAAAGACTACATGACCAGTCTGAACCAGTTTAACCAGGACCAGCACCAGCACTACCGCACACTAGTTCCAGTTATTTACCAG CGAATTCAGGACATGGAGGAGCGGCGGATCGAGAGAATTGCTGAAGCGATGCGTTCAGCCACGGACGCTGAGAGAAAAGTTCTTCCTGTTGTGAGTCGGTGTCTGGACGCCATGATGGATGCTGCTGAGAGCATTCAGCCCAGGATG ataaatgtgtgtgtgcaggacaCCCGTCAGGTGGTGGAGGTGTATAAATCCGGCTTCGATCCCCCAGGTGATGTAGAGTTTGAAGACTACAGTGCCACCATGAAACGAAGCATCTCTGAGTCTAGTTACCTCGACAACCGGACAGAGGGCCGGAGACACAGCAGAAAACTGTGGCCCTTCATTCGCAAAAACAAG ccccctcctccacccccaACCTCACCCTCTCGTGGGGGGATAACCAGCAGCCCACAGTCCCCGCCCCCTACCTCAAAAGAGCCAATCACACAACGACTGAATGACCTCATGACCTCTGGCTCCAGAACCAGGAAGCAGTGTCTGCGCAGCCTCAAGAGAGGG CTGTCACTTAAACTG GGCTCTGGTCCAGCCGACTGCAGTCACCTTTCTCCTGAACAGAGACGcaaaaaacttcaaaacagAATCAACAACATCAATGAGGAGATCCAGAGGGAGCGGGAACAGCG AGATGCTCTGCTGAAGATGAGGGAGGTTTATGAGCGAAGTCCCCAGATGGGTGACCCCAGCAGCTTGGAGCCTCGACTAGAGGAGGTGAAGCAGAGTCTGCAGCAACTGGAGGATGAGCTGAGAAGGAACCAG GCCTGGTTGTTGGAGGTCGACAGCAGACTGTCTGATCACAGCAGGAGACAGAGCGGGGGTTGTGGGTTAAATTCCCAAGGGACAACACCAGGCAGCAGCTGCCTAAAACAGCTTGACAGCCGCAGCCCAGCCAGCAGAGAGAG TCCTGATGGTAGTTATACTGAGGACAGCAGCGCTGAGCTTCACTTTAAGTCACGAAGTTCAGAGTTTGATGACGACTTTGATGATGAAGAACCTTTACCAAGTATTGGCACCTGCAAGTCCCTTTACCCTTTCCAAG GTCAGAATGAAGGAACTCTGTCAATGGTGGAGGGAGAACTACTTTCTGTGGTGGAAGAAGACAAAGGAGATGGTTGGACCAGAGTTCGACGAAATCTAGAGGAGGAGGGATATGTTCCCACATCCTATATCAAAGTCTTCCTGGACAGCAGTGCCAAAG GCTTCGTGCAGAGTAGCCGTCTAGTCTAG